From a single Nicotiana tabacum cultivar K326 chromosome 8, ASM71507v2, whole genome shotgun sequence genomic region:
- the LOC107804847 gene encoding ankyrin repeat-containing protein At5g02620-like yields the protein MEASVPPKTMKKQLTGKREDTVLHSLARAGNLVEIREIIDNKGKEELEELLIKQNSVGETPLYVSAEYGYYELVKEMINYYDLVAAGIKARNGFDALHIAAKQGDLDVVKVLMGPHPELSMTVDNANTTALHSAANQGHIEVVNYLLEAEKSLATIAKSNGKTALHSAARNGHVQVVKALLNKERGIASRMDKKGQTALHMAVKGQNLEVVEELIRADAKSINMADTKGNTALHIAARKGRAQIVKLLLGQKETDTKAVNRSNETAIDTAEKMGQVNIAAILQESGVQSIRAIKPQATNPARELKQTVSDIKHEVHYQMEHTRRTRKRIHDIAKRIDKMHAEGLNNAINSTTVVAVLIATVAYAAIFSVPGQYIEYPEDIPPGHSLGEANIAPSPLFLIFFVLDSIALFISLAVVIVQTSIVVIESKAKKQMMAIINKLMWLACVLISVAFLALSFVVVGKNEKWLAVVVTIIGTIILVATLGTLCYWVIMHRIESSNKRNIRKNSLASRSLSWSASVVSDSDVLNNEYKKMYAI from the exons ATGGAGGCATCTGTGCCCCCAAAAACGATGAAGAAACAATTAACGGGGAAACGTGAGGACACTGTCTTGCATTCATTGGCTAGAGCAGGAAATCTTGTTGAAATAAGAGAGATTATCGATAACAAGGGAAAGGAAGAATTGGAAGAGCTGTTGATAAAGCAAAATTCAGTTGGAGAGACCCCTTTGTATGTTTCAGCAGAATATGGTTATTATGAGTTAGTTAAGGAGATGATCAACTACTATGATCTTGTTGCTGCTGGAATCAAAGCAAGGAACGGATTTGATGCGCTGCACATTGCTGCTAAACAAGGGGATTTGG ATGTGGTGAAGGTACTAATGGGACCACATCCTGAGCTGTCAATGACTGTTGATAATGCAAATACAACAGCTTTGCATAGTGCAGCAAACCAAGGGCATATTGAGGTGGTGAATTACTTATTAGAAGCAGAGAAAAGTTTGGCCACTATTGCTAAAAGTAATGGGAAAACAGCACTTCATTCTGCTGCCAGAAATGGACATGTGCAGGTTGTGAAGGCCCTTTTGAATAAGGAGCGGGGGATCGCGAGCCGGATGGATAAGAAAGGGCAGACTGCTCTTCACATGGCTGTCAAAGGACAAAATCTTGAGGTTGTAGAGGAGCTGATTAGAGCAGATGCTAAATCGATAAATATGGCCGACACAAAGGGCAATACAGCATTGCATATTGCAGCCCGGAAAGGAAGGGCTCAG ATTGTTAAGTTGCTGCTTGGGCAGAAAGAGACGGACACTAAAGCTGTAAATAGGTCCAACGAAACAGCCATTGACACTGCAGAGAAAATGGGACAGGTCAATATTGCAGCCATCCTACAAGAATCAGGTGTACAAAGTATCCGAGCCATCAAACCTCAGGCAACAAATCCAGCAAGAGAGTTGAAGCAAACTGTTAGTGATATAAAACATGAAGTGCATTATCAAATGGAACATACGCGACGGACAAGAAAACGTATACATGACATTGCCAAACGTATAGATAAAATGCATGCTGAAGGCCTTAACAATGCCATTAATTCTACCACAGTTGTAGCTGTACTCATTGCCACAGTCGCCTATGCAGCGATATTTTCTGTCCCGGGACAATACATTGAGTATCCAGAAGACATCCCACCAGGCCATTCCCTTGGAGAAGCAAATATAGCACCAAGTCCCTTATTTCTTATATTCTTTGTCCTTGACTCTATCGCCTTATTCATATCTCTTGCAGTTGTGATTGTTCAGACATCAATAGTGGTGATAGAAAGCAAAGCAAAGAAGCAGATGATGGCTATCATAAACAAGCTTATGTGGTTGGCATGTGTACTTatttcagtggctttcttggctCTATCATTTGTTGTGGTAGGCAAGAATGAGAAGTGGCTGGCTGTTGTAGTCACTATAATAGGAACAATCATATTAGTTGCAACACTAGGTACACTGTGTTATTGGGTCATAATGCATAGGATAGAATCCTCAAACAAGAGGAACATCCGAAAGAACTCTCTGGCCAGCAGGTCCTTGTCCTGGTCAGCCTCAGTCGTCTCTGATTCAGATGTTCTGAACAATGAATACAAGAAAATGTATGCTATATAG